In Candidatus Cloacimonas sp., the genomic stretch TCATCGAAACCCAGATTGATGCGTTTCTGGATATTTTAAGTGATTCAGCCACAACTTTTGAGCTGGCTACTGAAGATTATCTTTGTAACCGGGTAGAGCAATTTGAAACCCGTTTAACGCAAATAAGAGAAAATGAACACAAGGCGGATGATTTACGAGTGAGCATAGAGCATTTTCTTTATGAGCGAACCTTGATTCCTGAAAATAGGGGAGATGTACTTGCCATTTTGGAAAATACGGATGAAGTTATAGACAATATAAAGGATTCGTTAGTTCAATTTTCCATCGAAATGCCAGAAATCCCTGCAGCGCTAAATGATTTATGGATTCAGACGGCTAAGGCATCCAGCAATGCAGTTGAACAGCTTTCTTTTGCCGTGCGTTCATTTTTTCGAGATTTGGCAGCCGTGAACAATTATATTCACAAGGTCTATTTTTTTGAACGCGAGGCAGATCATATTGGTGAGCGTTTGCGCAGGGAAATATTCAGTTTGGATATTGATCTTTCCCGTAAAAGTCATTTGCGTTATTTTGCCCTGCACATAGAAAAAATATCAGATTATGCGCAGGTTGTTTGTGATCGTCTTTCCATTTATGCCATCAAGCGTCAATTATAAATGATTTTTATTTACTTGCTCAGCGGTCTGTTTTTAGGTTGGTCTTTGGGAGCCAACGATACAGGCAATATATTTGGAGCCGCGGTAGAAACCAGAATGCTGAAATTTAAGACAGCTGCTCTTCTGGCATCAATTTTTATCTTTTTGGGGGCGGTTTTGGAAGGTAGCGGACCTTCCGGAACTTTAGGTCATTTAGGTTCCGTAGATGCTTTGGGAGGAGCATTTACAGTTGCTTTGGCAGCCGCTTTAACCATCACTGCCATTGTTCGAACAGGCATTCCAGTTTCCACTTCGCAAACCATTGTGGGAGCGATAATTGGCTGGAATTTCTTTGCGGGGCGGCTGACTGATTATCGCAGTTTGTTAACTATTGTTTTTAGCTGGGTGATTGCTTTCGTGCTTGCCGGCGTTATAGCAGCCATTCTTTTTTATTTAATCAGACCATTGATTAACAGAGGAAAAATCCATCTTTTGGAGCAGGATGTTTTTACGCGGATGGGGTTAATCGTAATTGGCGCTTTTGGTGCCTTTTCTTTGGGAGCCAATAATATAGCCAATGTAGTCGGGGTTTTTGTGCCGGTTTCGCCTTTCAGGGATATAAGTTTGGCTGGTTTCACTCTGAAAGGAGTTCAGCAGCTTTATATTTTGGGTGCCATTTCCATAATCATCGGAATTTACACTTATTCGCATAAAGTTATGCGCACCGTGGGCAAGGACATTTTTCATCTTTCACCTGTAACTGCACTTATAGCAGTAACTTCTGAAGCAATTGTGTTGTTTATTTTTGCTTCGCGCTGGCTCCAAAAAATCTTATTGAGCATTGGAATTCCACCCATTCCATTAGTTCCGGTATCTTCCACGCAAGTAATTGTAGGAGCGGTAGTTGGCATCGGTTTGGTAAAAGGTGGCAAAAACATTCGTTACAATATTTTAGGCAAGGTATCTCTGGCCTGGGTAGCGGCTCCGGTCATTGCTTTTGTTTTTTCCTTCATTGCCCTTTTCATTGTTCAGAATGTATTTGAACAAAATGTTTTCCACAAAACAGGATATATCTTTAATCGCATCACTATCAGTCAGATGGAGAAAGAAGGCATTAACCCAAATCACCTATCAACCGTAAATGGCCGCAAATTTGGCAGAGAGCTGGATGTTTATAAAGAATTGAAAGAGGACGAATATTTCCACCGAGAACAGATGGTGAAAATCCTTAAAATAGCGGAAGTTTTTCCCCTGAAAGTAAATACCAATCTTTTACGCGAGAAAGGATTAGCCAATCACTTTTCTTTAAAGCAATGGGAAGCGCTCACCAAAATGGAAGGCAGGGAATTTAACCATAAATGGCAATTGGAACAAGCGCTTGCCCAAACGGAATCTTGGCAGAAAAAAGCGGGTCTGTCCGAGAGAGATAAAATGCACAATCGAGAGTTGGAAGAGCAGTTAGACCTGCTGTATCGGACTTTTTTCGTTGCCAATAAGTTATGAATCCCTTCGTTGAAAAGATAATTCCGCTTATCCTTGCCTTTTTCATTGGCATTGCATTTAAGGCATTAAAGCTGCTTTCCGAAGAGGATGCGCCCATTCTATTGAAAGTTGTCTTAAATGTTTGTTTACCCTGTTTAACGATTATTTCCATTGCCCAGATACAGTTAAAACTCGATATGATTCTGATACCTCTTTTAGCCATCATTGTTGTGCTACTTATGTATGTAATTTCCCGCATAATCGGCAAATTCTGGAAGATGGAAAAAACTACTTTCGGCAGCTTTTTGGTAGGGACGATGATTATGAACACCGCCTATGCTTTGCCTTTTTTCTTTGCCGCTTTTGGCAATGAAGGGCTGGCAAGAGCATCTTTATTTGATATTGGCAACACTTTTATGATCTTCACTTTCACCTACTATAATGCCATAAAATACGGAGGCAATAATCAGTCCGCCCAAATTCAATGGAAGAAATTTTTGCGTCTGCCTCCTCTTTGGGCTATGGTTATTGCTTTCACTTGGAAGTTCTCTACCTTGCCAATGCCGCACTTGGCACTGAATTTCCTCAATTTTTTAGGCCAACCCACCGTTCCTTTAATGATGATTGCTTTGGGATTATATTTTAATCCTCAGCTTTGCAATCTCGGCAAAGCGGCGCTTGCCATTTTTGTCAGAATGGGGATCGGACTGGGAATCGGAATTGGTTTAAGTGCAATATTCGGTTTAAGCGGGGTCTCCAGAATTGTGGTTACGGTTTGTCCCGCATTACCCATCGGTTTTAATACGCTTATTTTTGCCAATCTGGAAAATTTGGACAGGGAGTTTGCCGCCACCATTGTTTCCATTTCTATTTTTATTGCTCTTTTCTATGTTCCGTGGCTGATTTATCTTTTTAGCTAATTGCGTAGTGAAACCCTGCCCACGCCTTAGCAACATATTTTGTCTTCATTGCATACTCTATCTTCTAATAGTTCAGTAACATTTCCGTAACAGTTCTCTTACGAAATAACAGCAGTGTTAGAGAAGTGTTACTGCGTCGTAAGGCAATCAACTATGTGACAAGCAGTTATGCTGTTGCCATCAAGTAGGGCAGGAGATAGTGCAAACAAACTGACATTTATGCTGAATTGCATTCTGAATGTGAGGTAATCTTACCATCTTATAACACAAAGGGGAGGCAAATTTTAATTTGATGGTTGCTATTTAAAGAGGGACAATTTTAGGACTAATGAGAAAAGAAAAGCTGGGGATCGGTTTTGAGGGCGGAAATGAGATCAATTCCGGTTTTGCGATCTACCACGGTAGTAATGCTTTTTTCGATGGCTTGCTGCAAAAAGGAAAGGGTTCCTTGAATGGAAGTAACGAGATCATAGCCGTTTAACAATCCGGCTAAAAGCATTGCTGAAAAGCAATCGCCCGCTCCGGGAAAAACTACGGGAGCATACTGGCAGGCAAATTCTTGGAAAAAACCCAGCCGAGCATCAAATAGAGCAACGGAAGAAAATTCGCCTTTGGCATTGGGTGCGCTGGTTATAACAACATAGCGAGGTCCCAGAGCGGCGAGTTTTTCACAGCATTCTTGCACTTGGTTGCCATTTGAATTTTGCCCATAATGGAAATCAGTTAAAAAAATTGCCTCCGTCCAATTGGGAGTGATGATGTCGCTGATAGAAATCAGAGAACGCATTGCCTCAACCATTTCCCAGGTGTAACAACTGTATAATTTGCCGGCATCAGCTAAAACTGGATCAACCAAAACAAGGGTCTTGTCATTTTTGAGCGGAAGCAAATTTTCCAGCAAAACAGATACCTGCAAAGGTGAGCCCAAAAAGCCGGTATAAATGGCGTCAAAAGTTAGCTGCAATTTCTGCCAGTGCTGCAGTGATTTTTTCAATAGCACACTATTATCCTGCAAAACATAATCGGGGAAATCCGTATTGGCAGAAAGCAAAGCACTGGGCATAGTGACGACCTCAATTCCCATTCTATTCATAATCGGAATTACAGCCAATAAAGAAGTGGTTCCAAAGCCGGATAAATCATTGATGGCAAGAACCTTAGGATTGGGCATAATTAAAAACCGAGGAGGGTAAAAGTATCTAACGGCTTCCCCTCTATATCATAAACATTAAAAACGACCTTACCGTCTATGCGGTCTCCAATGAGGTAGTTATGGCCTTTAATAAACAATTGGGAATAGGGATTGGGATTATCTTCTTCCCGCAAAGGAGCTCCTCCGCCACCGGAAACGATATAAGTAATGCCTTTATATTCGGAACGCTCATAATTGTGATCGTGGGCGCTAAAAACGGCTTTTACTGAGGAATTTTTGAGCAATTCCGGCAGAAAGAGCTGCAGACCAAGCTCATCACTATGCTCTCCGGAAGAAAAAATCGGATGATGCAACAGCAGCAAAGAGGGAGTTCTTTCTAAAAGCTGTTTTTGTAGCCAGCGATATTGTTCCGAGCCGGGAGAAAGGTCTAACACACTATCCAAAATAATGAAACGGATGCTATCCGCATAAATTGTGTAATAAGAACTGCCCTTCAAATAGGGAAAATTTTTTAAAAATAAATTCAGGTCTTTTTCGTGATTACCTCTTGCCGGGTAAAAAGCTTTGTTTATATTCAAAGGAGCAATGATCTGCAGGAAATTGTCATATTCTTTTTGAGCTAAACCAAAACTGTTCAGATCGCCTAAATGAAAAGTTGCCTCGGGATGGTGAGAAACAATTTGCTGAACTATTTGGCGATGGATTTCAGGATTGCTGCGGGTATCTCCATAAATGGCAAAACGAGCCGCTAAATGGAGACAGAGAAAGATAAACAGAAAAACAAAAAGGAAAGATAAACGAAGCTTACGCATTTAGGCAAGTTTAATGGATTTTAGATAAGTGAACCAACATAGTTATTTTGCCGCTTCTGAATTCGGCAAATCATTAGTGGAAGCTAATTTTTGATACTCTTTGGCAAATTCTTGT encodes the following:
- a CDS encoding pyridoxamine kinase translates to MPNPKVLAINDLSGFGTTSLLAVIPIMNRMGIEVVTMPSALLSANTDFPDYVLQDNSVLLKKSLQHWQKLQLTFDAIYTGFLGSPLQVSVLLENLLPLKNDKTLVLVDPVLADAGKLYSCYTWEMVEAMRSLISISDIITPNWTEAIFLTDFHYGQNSNGNQVQECCEKLAALGPRYVVITSAPNAKGEFSSVALFDARLGFFQEFACQYAPVVFPGAGDCFSAMLLAGLLNGYDLVTSIQGTLSFLQQAIEKSITTVVDRKTGIDLISALKTDPQLFFSH
- a CDS encoding inorganic phosphate transporter encodes the protein MIFIYLLSGLFLGWSLGANDTGNIFGAAVETRMLKFKTAALLASIFIFLGAVLEGSGPSGTLGHLGSVDALGGAFTVALAAALTITAIVRTGIPVSTSQTIVGAIIGWNFFAGRLTDYRSLLTIVFSWVIAFVLAGVIAAILFYLIRPLINRGKIHLLEQDVFTRMGLIVIGAFGAFSLGANNIANVVGVFVPVSPFRDISLAGFTLKGVQQLYILGAISIIIGIYTYSHKVMRTVGKDIFHLSPVTALIAVTSEAIVLFIFASRWLQKILLSIGIPPIPLVPVSSTQVIVGAVVGIGLVKGGKNIRYNILGKVSLAWVAAPVIAFVFSFIALFIVQNVFEQNVFHKTGYIFNRITISQMEKEGINPNHLSTVNGRKFGRELDVYKELKEDEYFHREQMVKILKIAEVFPLKVNTNLLREKGLANHFSLKQWEALTKMEGREFNHKWQLEQALAQTESWQKKAGLSERDKMHNRELEEQLDLLYRTFFVANKL
- a CDS encoding AEC family transporter; amino-acid sequence: MNPFVEKIIPLILAFFIGIAFKALKLLSEEDAPILLKVVLNVCLPCLTIISIAQIQLKLDMILIPLLAIIVVLLMYVISRIIGKFWKMEKTTFGSFLVGTMIMNTAYALPFFFAAFGNEGLARASLFDIGNTFMIFTFTYYNAIKYGGNNQSAQIQWKKFLRLPPLWAMVIAFTWKFSTLPMPHLALNFLNFLGQPTVPLMMIALGLYFNPQLCNLGKAALAIFVRMGIGLGIGIGLSAIFGLSGVSRIVVTVCPALPIGFNTLIFANLENLDREFAATIVSISIFIALFYVPWLIYLFS
- a CDS encoding metallophosphoesterase, with amino-acid sequence MRKLRLSFLFVFLFIFLCLHLAARFAIYGDTRSNPEIHRQIVQQIVSHHPEATFHLGDLNSFGLAQKEYDNFLQIIAPLNINKAFYPARGNHEKDLNLFLKNFPYLKGSSYYTIYADSIRFIILDSVLDLSPGSEQYRWLQKQLLERTPSLLLLHHPIFSSGEHSDELGLQLFLPELLKNSSVKAVFSAHDHNYERSEYKGITYIVSGGGGAPLREEDNPNPYSQLFIKGHNYLIGDRIDGKVVFNVYDIEGKPLDTFTLLGF
- a CDS encoding DUF47 family protein, translating into MALILKTTRFIETQIDAFLDILSDSATTFELATEDYLCNRVEQFETRLTQIRENEHKADDLRVSIEHFLYERTLIPENRGDVLAILENTDEVIDNIKDSLVQFSIEMPEIPAALNDLWIQTAKASSNAVEQLSFAVRSFFRDLAAVNNYIHKVYFFEREADHIGERLRREIFSLDIDLSRKSHLRYFALHIEKISDYAQVVCDRLSIYAIKRQL